Within the Emticicia oligotrophica DSM 17448 genome, the region ATTTTGATTAAAAAACTTCTTGTGAATATCCAATACATAAATGGTAGAAATACTATTTGCTTTACCAGCCAACGATGCCACAATAGCCGCGGTTAAGGCTGCAAATGCCAATCCTTTCAAGCCTACTGGCAATAAATTCAATAAAACTGGATATGCATTATCGGGTTTTACAATGCCATTTTGCGTGATTCCATTTACAATTGAAGCATCGGCATTTTCTTGGAAAATCACAAAAGCAGCTAAACCTGGAAGTACAACAATAATTGGCATTAACATCTTCATAAAAGCCGCAAACAATACCCCATTACGAGCCGTTGAAATATCTGCTCCCAAAGCACGCTGAGTCATGTACTGATTACAGCCAAAATAGTTAAGGTTATTTACCCATTGTCCACCAATAATAAACATCATAATACCCGGCAACTGGCGATACGCATCAATAAAACCACCTTTCCCATCATGAACCTGATATTGGTTTTCCTTGAAAATCATGTGTAAATGACTATCAGCTTTTTGAGCAATTAGGTTTACACCTTCAAACACACCTGCTCCTGTTCCTACTTTATTAGAAAGCAAATCGAGAGCTAGATAAGTAGTAGCCAATCCTCCAAAAATCAAACAAACAACTTGAATCACATCGGTATAACCAATTACTTTCATGCCTCCAAGTGTAATGATTACAGCAAAAACTGTTAGGAAAATGGCACAAGTCATGAAGCTAAAACCTGTCATTTTCTCTAAACTCAAACCTCCGAGGTAAATAATTGAAGTAAGATTAACGAATATATAGAGAAATAACCAGAAAACAGCCATGATTGTAGCTAAGCGACTATCATAGCGTTTGGCCAAAAATTGAGGCATTGTAAAAATCTTATTGTTGAGATACATAGGTAGAAAATATACCGCCACAATCAAAAGAGAAACACCACCTAATAATTCATAAACTGAAATGGCAATACCTAATTGAAAAGCTTGTCCACTCATGCCAATGAATTGTTCAGCCGAAATATTTGATGCGATAATTGAAGCTCCAATGGCCCACCAAGTGAGGGAGCCCTCGGCTAAAAAGAAGTCCTTACTATCGGCCGATTGTTTGCCTTTGTTTTTATAAATCCAGTAACCGTAAGAGGAAACGATTATGAAATAGACCAAAAAGATGATGTAATCGAGCGTTTCGAGTCCGAGTGTCATTTAAAAAAATTTATTAGGGTTAATTAAGAGTCGTGAATATATCAATAAAATCTTTAAATAATCATATTTTAATTATCAATTTACCATTTTTCGACAAAATAGTACCAAATTCAAATGCATAGAAATTTCAAATACTGCTTTATATGCGTCTTTTAAGATAATTTCTATAATCAGGTACCACCGTTTCATATTCTGTGTGCA harbors:
- a CDS encoding sodium/sugar symporter → MTLGLETLDYIIFLVYFIIVSSYGYWIYKNKGKQSADSKDFFLAEGSLTWWAIGASIIASNISAEQFIGMSGQAFQLGIAISVYELLGGVSLLIVAVYFLPMYLNNKIFTMPQFLAKRYDSRLATIMAVFWLFLYIFVNLTSIIYLGGLSLEKMTGFSFMTCAIFLTVFAVIITLGGMKVIGYTDVIQVVCLIFGGLATTYLALDLLSNKVGTGAGVFEGVNLIAQKADSHLHMIFKENQYQVHDGKGGFIDAYRQLPGIMMFIIGGQWVNNLNYFGCNQYMTQRALGADISTARNGVLFAAFMKMLMPIIVVLPGLAAFVIFQENADASIVNGITQNGIVKPDNAYPVLLNLLPVGLKGLAFAALTAAIVASLAGKANSISTIYVLDIHKKFFNQNLTEKQTVWTGRVAIVIAFIIALIVSPLLANFGQAFEYIQVYTGYISPGILSIFLLGFFWKKATANGALTAAVLSIVLSAIIESLYPTFPFMNRMGVVFWICSLVHISISLIEGKGKDQENAFEVNKAWFKVDKSFAIGAVVVVTIFTLIYTIFW